Below is a window of Actinomycetota bacterium DNA.
GATCGGGCGTGAGGCCTTCCTGGAGCGGGTGTGGCAGTGGGTGGAGAAGTACGGGGGCACCATCATCAGGCAGCTCAAGCGCATGGGGTGCTCCTGCGACTGGCAGCGGGAGCGCTTCACCATGGACGAGGGCTGCTCGCGGGCGGTGCGCGAGGTCTTCGTGCGCCTCTACGAGGAGGGCCTCATCTATCAGGGGTACTACATCGTCAACTGGTGCCCGCGCTGCCTCACCGCCATCTCCGACATAGAGGTGGAGCACGAGGACCTGGAGGGCAAGCTGTGGTATATCCGCTACGACGTCAAGGACTCCGAGGACTTCTTCCACGTCGCCACCACCCGCCCCGAGACCATGCTCGGCGACACCGCGGTGGCGGTGAACCCCCGCGATCACCGCTACCGCCACCTGGTGGGGAAGACGGCGTTACTCCCCCTGCTGGGGAGGGAACTGCCCATCATCGCCGACGAGTACGTGGACCCCGAGTTCGGCACCGGGGCGGTGAAGGTGACCCCCGCCCACGACCCCAACGACTTCGAGATGGGGCGCCGGCACGGCCTGGAGGAGATCAACATCTTCACCCCCGAGGCGGTGGTGAACGAGAACGGAGGCCCCTACGCGGGCCTGGACCGCTACGAGGCGCGCAACGCGGTGGTGCGCGACCTGGAGAAGATGCATTACATCCAGAAAGTGGAAACCCACCTCCACGCCGTGGGGCACTGCTACCGCTGCCACACGGTCATCGAGCCCTACCTCTCCAGGCAGTGGTTCGTGGCCATGAAGGAGCTGGCGGAGCCGGCCATCCGGGCGGTGGAGGAGGGCCGCACTCGCTTCATCCCCGCGCGCTGGGAGAAGATCTATTTCGACTGGATGTACAACATCCGCGACTGGTGCATCTCGCGCCAGCTCTGGTTCGGGCATCGTATCCCCGCCTGGTACTGCCGGGAATGCGGCGAGGTCGTGGTCTCCCGCGAGGACCCCGAGCGGTGCCCCTGCGGGGGAGAGCTGGAGCAGGACCCCGACGTGCTGGACACCTGGTTCTCCTCCGGGCTTTGGCCCTTCTCCACCCTGGGCTGGCCCGACGACGCACCTGAGCTGTCCTACTTCTATCCCACCTCGGTGCTGGTGACCGCTTTCGACATCATCTTCTTCTGGGTGGCGCGCATGATGTTCCTGGGCATCCACTTCATGGGGGACGTGCCCTTCCGGGACGTCTTCGTCACCGCCCTCATCCGCGACGAGTCGGGGAAGAAGATGAGCAAGTCCTCGGGCAACGTCATCGACCCCCTGGAGGTCATCGAGCGGTACGGCGCCGACGCCCTGCGCTTCACCCTGGGGCACATCGCCGTCCCCGGGCGGGACGTCTTCCTCTCCGAGGAGAGGATCGAGGGCAGCCGACACTTCTGCAACAAGATCTGGAACGCCTCGCGCTTCGCCCTCATGAACCTGGAGGACTTCGACCCCGCGGCGGTGGAGGAGGGACAGCTCGAGCTGACTCTGGCCGACCGCTGGATACTCTCTGACCTCAACCGCCTCATCTGCGCCGTCGACGACTACTGCGAGGCCTACAACTTCAGCGAGGCCTGCCGCGCCCTCTACGAGTTCTTCTGGAGCGACTTCTGCGACTGGTACGTGGAGCTCTCCAAGCTGCGCCTTTACGGGGAGGACCCCGTCGGGAGAAGGACCGCGCAGTATGTGCTGTGGACGGTGCTGGAGCGGGCACTGCGGCTGCTGCACCCCTTCATGCCCTTCATCACCGAGGAGATCTGGCAGCGCCTGCCCCACGAGGGAGAGTCGCTGGTGGTGGCTCCCTGGCCCGAGCCGCGCCCGGAGCTGCTGGATGGGGCGGCCGAGGAGGAGATGGACGCACTGCGCGAGGTCATCACCTGCATGCGCCGCCTGCGTTCGGAGATGGGACTGCGCCCCCACGCGCGCACCGCGGCCTTGGTCGTGCCCCTGGAGGCGGGGAAGCGCGCGCTGCTGGAGGGGCACATGGAATATCTTACCTCCCAAGCCCGCCTCTCCTCCCTGAAGATCGTGGAGGCGGTGGAGGACCCCGCCTCCTACGCGCGGGGGATTGCGGCGGGGGTGGAGGTGTTCCTGCCCCTGGCGGGCGGGGCCTTCTCGGAGGAAGCGGACAGGATAAGGCGGGAGATCGCGAAGCTGGAGGAGGAGGCGAGTCGCTTCCAGGCCAAGCTCTCCAACGACCAGTTCCTGGCCAAGGCCCCCCCGGAGGTGGTGCGCAAAGAGCGTCGCAGACTGGCCGACGCCCGGCTCAAGGTGGAGAAGCTGCGCGAACAGCTGAAGATCATCGAGGGATCGGGTCTGTGACCCTTGATCATCGACGGCGGCAAGGATCACGGGGCGTGGATAGGGCTATGGAAATATATAGCAATATATTCAAGGCCGAAGGCCTGATCCCGTAGGGGGAGAAATGGATTTTGCGGCGGCGGAGGAGTACCTGGCGAAGTCGGCCATGCACGGCATCAAGCCGAGCCTCGACCGCATCCGCGTGCTCCTCGCCAAGCTGGGAGACCCGCAGCTCTCCTTCCCCTCCATCCACATCACCGGCACCAACGGCAAGACCTCCGTGGCGCGCATGGTCGCCTCCATCCTCGAGGTGGGGGGGAGGAGGGTGGCGCGCTACACCTCGCCGCACATGCAGAGCGTCACCGAGCGCATATGCGTGGACGGTAGACCCATAACCGAGCGCGATTTCGCCTCCACCCTGGAGAGGGTGATCCCCCTGGTGGAGGAGACGGACCGCGAGACGGGAGACCCGCTGAGCTACTTCGAGATCACCACCGCTATGGCCTTCCTCTATTTCGCCCAGCGCAAGGTGGACGTGGGGGTCATCGAGGTGGGACTGGGGGGGAGGTGGGACGCCACCAACCTGGTGGACTCGAGGCTGCAGGTGATCACCGGCGTGGCCTTGGACCACGTGGCGGAGCTGGGAGACACGCTGGAGAAGATCGCTTGGGAGAAGGCGGGGATCATCAAGGAGGACAGCTACGTGATCTCCGCGGTGGGGGACCCCGGGGCGCTGGAGATCATCGCCGGCACCTGTGAGGAGAAGAGGAGCAACCTCAAGCTCTTCGGCCGCGACTTCTCCCTTCTCTACAACCTCACCTACGGCGTGGACACGGGGAAGATCGGGCAGGCGGTGGGCATCAGGGGTCTGCTGCGCGAGTACCCCGAGCTCTTCCTGCCCCTGCTGGGCGACCACCAGGCGGTAAACGCCGCCTGCGCTGTTGCGACCTGCGAATGCTATGCGGGCACCCTGGCCGCCCTCTCCTCCACCGAGGTGGAGGCGGGGCTGCGGCGGGTGAAGTCGCCCGGGCGCCTGGAAGTGGTGTCGCGCGATCCCCTGGTGCTCCTGGATGGAGCCCACAATCCCGACGGGGCCGCCCGCCTGGCGCACGTCCTGGCCAACGACCTCGACTACGAGCGCTGTATCCTGGTGGTGGGCATCCTCGCGGACAAGGACGCCCGCGCCATGCTGGAGCTGCTGCTTCCCCTGGCCGATACCGTGGTGGTAACCCAGAGCGCCGACGAGCGGGCGACGCCTGCGCACCGCCTCGCCGAGATGGTGAAGGAGCTCGGGAAGGACTGCGTGGTGGTGGAATCGGTGGGGGAGGCGGTCAGGCTCGCGCGCACCCTGGCCGCGGTGAGCGACCTGGTATGCGTGACGGGGTCGCTCTACACCGTGGGCGAGGCAAGGACCGCTATGGGGATGAAGCCTGAATAGGGGATGAAGACTTGATGAGGAATAGGGGAAAGGAACGGGAAAAGGAAGAGAAGGAACAGGGGGGCATGAAGTAAGGAGAAGGTCAGGCCTCATATCCCGGGTCTTGAGGCACGGATGACCGGGGACCGGCAAGGTGAAAGGATCCGGCCCTCGAGGCCAGGGCCCGCAAACGGAGATGGAGGTAAGGATGTCCATAGAAAGGACGCTGGTGCTGGTCAAGCCCGACGGCGTGCGGAGGGGACTGGTGGGTGAGGTCATCTCGCGATTCGAGCGCCAGGGGCTGCGCATAGCCGCCATGCGCATGCTGGTTGTGGACGAGGAGCTGGCGGCGCGCCACTACGCGGAGCATGTGGAGAAGCCCTTCTACCCGGAACTTCTCTCCTTCATCACCTCCGGAGAGGTGGTGGCCATGGTGCTGGAGGGGGAGTCGGCCATCTCCCAGGTGCGCAAGCTCATGGGCCCCACCGACCCCAAGCAGGCGCCTCCGGGGACCATCAGGGGGGATTTCGCGGTGGAGATAACCGAGAACATCGTGCACGGGTCCGACGGCCCGGAGAGCGCGGCGCGCGAGATAGGCATCTTTTTCCCCGATCTCTGAATCCCTTGGCGGCCGGCGGCGGAACCTCCCGGCACGCCGGGTCGTCCATGCCGTGGGCGGGAAGGTCTTGCTTCGGGCGGCAGCGGAGTCCGCGCCGGGACGGAAAGGAGGCCCGCGGCCGCCGACGGGCTTGCCACCTGGTGTATGATAGAATATTCCCGTACGCTGAAGGCGGCCTTCGGGCCGTCAACTAATGTGACGGAAGGGTGAAGCGCATGTTCTCCTCGTGGGAGATGCTGGGAAGGGACATGGCCATAGACCTGGGGACGGCCAACACCCTCGTTTACGTGCGCGGGAAGGGCATAGTACTCAACGAGCCCTCGGTGGTGGCCATCAACACCTCCAACGGGGCCATCCTCGCGGTGGGGGCTGAGGCCAAGCGCATGATCGGGCGCACCCCCGGCCATATCGTGGCCGTGAGGCCCCTCAAGGACGGGGTGATCGCCGACTTCGACGTCACCGAGAAGATGCTGCGCTATTTCATCCAGAAGGTCCACAAGAGGAGGCTGTTCGCTCGGCCGCGCGTGGTGGTATGCGTGCCTTCGGGCACCACGGGGGTGGAGCAGCGAGCGGTGGAGGAGGCCTGCATCCAGGCGGGAGCCCGGGCCGCCTATATCATAGAGGAGCCCATGGCGGCCGCCATCGGGGCCGGCCTTCCCATCCACGAGCCCACGGGCAACATGGTGGTGGACATCGGGGGCGGCACCACCGAGGTGGCGGTGATCTCCCTGGGGGGGATCGTCACCAGCGAGTCCGTGCGTATCGGTGGCGACGAGCTGGACGAGGCGGTCATCAATTACATAAAGCGCGAATACAACCTCATGATCGGTGAGAGGACTGCGGAAGAGCTCAAGATCCAGATCGGGTCGGCCTTCCCCGTGGACGACGAGGTCAACGCGGAGATAAGGGGTAGGGACCTGGTGACCGGCCTGCCAAAGACCATCGTGGTGATGGCGGAGGAGATAAGAGAGGCCATCGAAGAGCCCATCGCCGCCATCGTGGAAGCGGTGAAGACCACCCTGGACAAGACGCCCCCCGAGCTGGCCTCCGACATCATGGACCGGGGGATAATGCTGACGGGAGGAGGGGCCCTGCTGACCGGACTCGACGAGAGGCTGCGCCACGAGACGGCCATGCCGGTGGAGGTCACCGGCTCGCCGCTGTCCGACGTGGCCCTGGGGTCCGGGAAGTGCCTCGAGGAGTTCGAGATCATGAAAAAGGTGTTGATCTCCTCGTCCCGGCATTGAACCGGGGCCGGACGATCATGATCGAGAGACATAACCGCAGGCAGCGCGCGCTGGTGATCACCCTCGTCGTCATCTGTGTCCTCCTGGTCACCGTCTATTCCCGGGAGAGCGGAGACGGCATCTTCCACCGCCTGCAGCGCCTCTCCCTGGACATCGTCTCCCCCCTGCAGAAGGGCATGAGCAAGGTGCTGAGCCCGGTGAAGGACGGCATATCCTTCGTGTTGGACATGGGGAGGGCCAGGGGGGAGCGCGACCGCCTGCGGGAAGAGGTCCGGGACCTGCAGGAGAGGGTGGACGAACTGGAGGCCCTGAGGCTCGAGAACCGGGAGCTCAGGAGCATGATCACGGTAAAGGAGAACAACCCCGAGTTCGAGTTCCTGGTGGTGGACGTCATCGGGGCCAACCCGGACATCTGGGAGCAGACCATCCAGATAGGGGCGGGCTATTCCGACGGCCTGCGGGAATACATGGCCGTCCTGAGCGAGGACGGCAGCCTGGCGGGGAGGATAATCCTCTGCACCTCCGAGGCGTCGGTGGTGCAGTTGATCACCGACGAGAAGAGCTCCGTGGGCGCCATGCTGCAGACCAACGGCGAGCTGGGAGTGCTGCGGGGAGAGGGCAGGAGCGGGGTGCGGCTGGAGCTGCTCAACCAGGACGCGGAGGTGAGGACGGGGGACCTGGTGGTCACCTCCGGGCTGGGGGGAACCTGTCCGGCGGGGCTCCCCGTCGGAACCATAACCGAGATCAGCGAGCGCAGGGCGGACCTCTCCGTAGGGATCATCATCGAGCCCCGCGCCAGGCTTACCCGCCTGAACCGGGTGATGGTGGTGGTCTCGCCGCTGCCGCGTACCGAGCCCCTCGAGGCGGCAAGGGGAGAGTGAGGATGTCGTGCACCGACGGTTGATCTTCTTCGTGGTGCTGGTTCTGGCGCTGCTGGTGCAGCTCACCGTGGCGCCGGAGATCGCCATCGGGACGGTGAGGCCGGACGTGCTCCTGGTGGTCACGGTGTGCTGGGCTCTTTTCGAGGGCCCGGGACAGGGGGCGTTGTTCGGTTTCTGGGGCGGGCTGCTGGAGGACGTATTCTCCACCGCGGTGCTCGGCGTCGGCGCCTTTGCCAAGACCGTCATCGGTTATTTCGGCGGCGAGCTCCGCCAGCGCATCATCTCCAAGTCCGTGGCCTGGCCCATGGTCATCGTGTTCTTCGCCTCCTTCCTCCACGAGCTGGTGAAGTTCGCCACCTGGGCCATGGTGGGCTTGGAGGACCGCCCGCCTTTCAGCTTCGGGATCATCGCCGGCCTCGCCCTCTACAACGCCCTGATCACCCTGGCCGTCTATCCGGTGATCGGGCG
It encodes the following:
- a CDS encoding valine--tRNA ligase, which translates into the protein MAKAYDPAAVEEKWYAFWEERGYFHAEVNPGREPFTIVIPPPNVTGSLHLGHALNNSLQDFIVRRRRMQGYETLWLPGTDHAAIATQAVVERNLAEEGTTRWEIGREAFLERVWQWVEKYGGTIIRQLKRMGCSCDWQRERFTMDEGCSRAVREVFVRLYEEGLIYQGYYIVNWCPRCLTAISDIEVEHEDLEGKLWYIRYDVKDSEDFFHVATTRPETMLGDTAVAVNPRDHRYRHLVGKTALLPLLGRELPIIADEYVDPEFGTGAVKVTPAHDPNDFEMGRRHGLEEINIFTPEAVVNENGGPYAGLDRYEARNAVVRDLEKMHYIQKVETHLHAVGHCYRCHTVIEPYLSRQWFVAMKELAEPAIRAVEEGRTRFIPARWEKIYFDWMYNIRDWCISRQLWFGHRIPAWYCRECGEVVVSREDPERCPCGGELEQDPDVLDTWFSSGLWPFSTLGWPDDAPELSYFYPTSVLVTAFDIIFFWVARMMFLGIHFMGDVPFRDVFVTALIRDESGKKMSKSSGNVIDPLEVIERYGADALRFTLGHIAVPGRDVFLSEERIEGSRHFCNKIWNASRFALMNLEDFDPAAVEEGQLELTLADRWILSDLNRLICAVDDYCEAYNFSEACRALYEFFWSDFCDWYVELSKLRLYGEDPVGRRTAQYVLWTVLERALRLLHPFMPFITEEIWQRLPHEGESLVVAPWPEPRPELLDGAAEEEMDALREVITCMRRLRSEMGLRPHARTAALVVPLEAGKRALLEGHMEYLTSQARLSSLKIVEAVEDPASYARGIAAGVEVFLPLAGGAFSEEADRIRREIAKLEEEASRFQAKLSNDQFLAKAPPEVVRKERRRLADARLKVEKLREQLKIIEGSGL
- a CDS encoding bifunctional folylpolyglutamate synthase/dihydrofolate synthase; translated protein: MDFAAAEEYLAKSAMHGIKPSLDRIRVLLAKLGDPQLSFPSIHITGTNGKTSVARMVASILEVGGRRVARYTSPHMQSVTERICVDGRPITERDFASTLERVIPLVEETDRETGDPLSYFEITTAMAFLYFAQRKVDVGVIEVGLGGRWDATNLVDSRLQVITGVALDHVAELGDTLEKIAWEKAGIIKEDSYVISAVGDPGALEIIAGTCEEKRSNLKLFGRDFSLLYNLTYGVDTGKIGQAVGIRGLLREYPELFLPLLGDHQAVNAACAVATCECYAGTLAALSSTEVEAGLRRVKSPGRLEVVSRDPLVLLDGAHNPDGAARLAHVLANDLDYERCILVVGILADKDARAMLELLLPLADTVVVTQSADERATPAHRLAEMVKELGKDCVVVESVGEAVRLARTLAAVSDLVCVTGSLYTVGEARTAMGMKPE
- the ndk gene encoding nucleoside-diphosphate kinase, whose amino-acid sequence is MERTLVLVKPDGVRRGLVGEVISRFERQGLRIAAMRMLVVDEELAARHYAEHVEKPFYPELLSFITSGEVVAMVLEGESAISQVRKLMGPTDPKQAPPGTIRGDFAVEITENIVHGSDGPESAAREIGIFFPDL
- a CDS encoding rod shape-determining protein; translated protein: MLGRDMAIDLGTANTLVYVRGKGIVLNEPSVVAINTSNGAILAVGAEAKRMIGRTPGHIVAVRPLKDGVIADFDVTEKMLRYFIQKVHKRRLFARPRVVVCVPSGTTGVEQRAVEEACIQAGARAAYIIEEPMAAAIGAGLPIHEPTGNMVVDIGGGTTEVAVISLGGIVTSESVRIGGDELDEAVINYIKREYNLMIGERTAEELKIQIGSAFPVDDEVNAEIRGRDLVTGLPKTIVVMAEEIREAIEEPIAAIVEAVKTTLDKTPPELASDIMDRGIMLTGGGALLTGLDERLRHETAMPVEVTGSPLSDVALGSGKCLEEFEIMKKVLISSSRH
- the mreC gene encoding rod shape-determining protein MreC, producing MIERHNRRQRALVITLVVICVLLVTVYSRESGDGIFHRLQRLSLDIVSPLQKGMSKVLSPVKDGISFVLDMGRARGERDRLREEVRDLQERVDELEALRLENRELRSMITVKENNPEFEFLVVDVIGANPDIWEQTIQIGAGYSDGLREYMAVLSEDGSLAGRIILCTSEASVVQLITDEKSSVGAMLQTNGELGVLRGEGRSGVRLELLNQDAEVRTGDLVVTSGLGGTCPAGLPVGTITEISERRADLSVGIIIEPRARLTRLNRVMVVVSPLPRTEPLEAARGE
- the mreD gene encoding rod shape-determining protein MreD, whose product is MHRRLIFFVVLVLALLVQLTVAPEIAIGTVRPDVLLVVTVCWALFEGPGQGALFGFWGGLLEDVFSTAVLGVGAFAKTVIGYFGGELRQRIISKSVAWPMVIVFFASFLHELVKFATWAMVGLEDRPPFSFGIIAGLALYNALITLAVYPVIGRFALGEERSLMFQ